The following proteins are co-located in the Penaeus vannamei isolate JL-2024 chromosome 34, ASM4276789v1, whole genome shotgun sequence genome:
- the LOC138859274 gene encoding uncharacterized protein isoform X2: MEAPEEAVLEPEMEAPEEAVLEPEMEAPEEAVLEPEMEAPEEAVLEPEMEAPEEAVLEPEMEAPEEAVLEPEMEAPEEAVLEPEMEAPDEAVLEPEMEAPEEAVLEPEMEAPEEAVLEPEMEAPEEAVLEPEMEAPEEAVLEPEMEAPEEAVLEMQAPEEAVLEMQAPEEAVLEMKAPEEAVLEMKAPEEAVLEPEMKAPEEAVLEPEMKAPEEAVLEMQAPEEAVLEPKMEAPEEAVLEMQAPEEAILEPEMEDGTCPPPREDLLL, translated from the exons atggaggccccggaggaggccgtcctcgagcccgagatggaggccccggaggaggccgtcctcgaacccgagatggaggccccggaggaggccgtcctcgagcccgagatggaggccccggaggaggccgtcctcgaacccgagatggaggccccggaggaggccgtcctcgagcccgagatggaggccccggaggaggccgtcctcgagcccgagatggaggccccggaggaggccgtcctcgagcccgagatggaggccccggatgaggccgtcctcgagcccgagatggaggccccggaggaggccgtcctcgaacccgagatggaggccccggaggaggccgtcctcgagcccgagatggaggccccggaggaggccgtcctcgaacccgagatggaggccccggaggaggccgtcctcgaacccgagatggaggccccggaggaggccgtcctcgagatgcaggccccggaggag gccgtcctcgagatgcaggccccggaggaggccgtcctcgagatgaaggccccggaggaggccgtcctcgagatgaaggccccggaggaagccgtcctcgagcccgagatgaaggccccggaggaggccgtcctcgagcccgagatgaaggccccggaggaggccgtcctcgagatgcaagccccggaggaggccgtcctcgaacctaagatggaggccccggaggaggccgttcTCGAGAtgcaggccccggaggaggccatcctcgaacccgagatggaagACGGAACTTGTCCTCCGCCGAGAGAGGACCTTCTTCTATAG
- the LOC138859208 gene encoding magnetosome-associated protein MamJ-like — translation MPTRRTKGLSWINLVWRTKAKRQSSKKISLPAEATQLEAHYLYQDARVQPPRRKPDTGSDSDNDTALPSVQPPRRKPDTSSDSDTALPSVQPPRRKPDTSSDSDSPEMEAPEEAVLEPEMKAPEEAVLEPEMEAPEEAVLEMMLAPEEAVLEMMQAPEEAVLEPEMKAPEEAVLEPEMEAPEEAVLEPEMEATEEAVLEPEMEAPEEAVLEPEMKMEASEEAVLEPEMEAPEEAVLEMMLAPEEAVLEMMQAPEEAVLEPEMKAPEEAVLEPEMEAPEEAVLEPEMKAPEEAVLEPEMEAPEEAVLEPEMKMKAPEEAVLEPEMKAPEEEDVFDPQE, via the exons ATGCCGACGCGACGCACCAAGGGGCTCTCGTGGATCAACCTCGTCTGGCGGACGAAGGCCAAAAGGCAGTCCTCGAAGAAGATCTCCCTCCCCGCGGAGGCGACACAGCTCGAGGCCCATTACCTTTACCAGGACGCACGGGTGCAGCCCCCGAGGAGGAAGCCGGACACCggcagtgacagtgacaatgacaccGCACTGCCCTCCGTGCAGCCCCCGAGGAGGAAGCCGGACACCAGCAGTGACAGTGACACCGCACTGCCCTCCGTGCAGCCCCCGAGGAGGAAGCCGGACACcagtagtgacagtgacagtcctgagatggaggccccggaggaggccgtcctcgaacccgagatgaaggccccggaggaggccgtcctcgagcccgagatggaggccccggaggaggccgtcctcgagatgATGCTGGCCCCGGAGGAAGCCGTCCTCGAGATGATGCAGGCCCCGGAGgaagccgtcctcgagcccgagatgaaggccccggaggaggccgtcctcgaacccgagatggaggccccggaggaggccgtcctcgagcctgaGATGGAGGccacggaggaggccgtcctcgaacccgagatggaggcaccggaggaggccgtcctcgagcccgagatgaag atggaggcctcggaggaggccgtcctcgaacccgagatggaggccccggaggaggccgtcctcgagatgATGCTGGCCCCGGAGGAAGCCGTCCTCGAGATGATGCAGGCCCCGGAGgaagccgtcctcgagcccgagatgaaggccccggaggaggccgtcctcgaacccgagatggaggccccggaggaggccgtcctcgagcctgaGATGAAGGCCCCGGAGgaagccgtcctcgaacccgagatggaggcaccggaggaggccgtcctcgagcccgagatgaag atgaaggccccggaggaggccgtcctcgagcccgagatgaaggccccggaggaggaggacgtcttCGACCCTCAAGAATGA
- the LOC138859274 gene encoding uncharacterized protein isoform X1: protein MEAPEEAVLEPEMEAPEEAVLEPEMEAPEEAVLEPEMEAPEEAVLEPEMEAPEEAVLEPEMEAPEEAVLEPEMEAPEEAVLEPEMEAPDEAVLEPEMEAPEEAVLEPEMEAPEEAVLEPEMEAPEEAVLEPEMEAPEEAVLEPEMEAPEEAVLEMQAPEEAVLEMQAPEEAVLEMQAPEEAVLEMKAPEEAVLEMKAPEEAVLEPEMKAPEEAVLEPEMKAPEEAVLEMQAPEEAVLEPKMEAPEEAVLEMQAPEEAILEPEMEDGTCPPPREDLLL, encoded by the exons atggaggccccggaggaggccgtcctcgagcccgagatggaggccccggaggaggccgtcctcgaacccgagatggaggccccggaggaggccgtcctcgagcccgagatggaggccccggaggaggccgtcctcgaacccgagatggaggccccggaggaggccgtcctcgagcccgagatggaggccccggaggaggccgtcctcgagcccgagatggaggccccggaggaggccgtcctcgagcccgagatggaggccccggatgaggccgtcctcgagcccgagatggaggccccggaggaggccgtcctcgaacccgagatggaggccccggaggaggccgtcctcgagcccgagatggaggccccggaggaggccgtcctcgaacccgagatggaggccccggaggaggccgtcctcgaacccgagatggaggccccggaggaggccgtcctcgagatgcaggccccggaggag GCCGTCCTCGAGAtgcaggccccggaggaggccgtcctcgagatgcaggccccggaggaggccgtcctcgagatgaaggccccggaggaggccgtcctcgagatgaaggccccggaggaagccgtcctcgagcccgagatgaaggccccggaggaggccgtcctcgagcccgagatgaaggccccggaggaggccgtcctcgagatgcaagccccggaggaggccgtcctcgaacctaagatggaggccccggaggaggccgttcTCGAGAtgcaggccccggaggaggccatcctcgaacccgagatggaagACGGAACTTGTCCTCCGCCGAGAGAGGACCTTCTTCTATAG